The following DNA comes from Neovison vison isolate M4711 chromosome 13, ASM_NN_V1, whole genome shotgun sequence.
agattttattcatttattttagagcatgCATGTCAGCGTGAGGAGGGTCAgatgaagggagagaatctccagcagactcagcccagcgcagagcccaacccttgagatcatgacccaagcagaaactAAGAGTTGTTTGCCTaatcactgagctacccaggtgccccaggaaaaaagttttaaaatacttgctagaaaatgcagttttaaagtttaaaacttAGAGTCACTTGTTTACTATCTGATGTTTACCATGAGTTTTCTATTTGTGGTTGTGGCATTTATGTTAGATTCAGGATAAAATAGCttgcatatttttattaagtaatagAATTTCTCACTGATCCTAATTCCATATTAAAATGCCTtaccatttaaaattctttagacCTTACTGCAAAGATGAAACCTGATGAAACTCCTATGTTTGACCCAAGTCTACTCAAAGAAGTGGACTGGAGCCAGAATACAGCTACATTTTCTCCAGCCATTTCCCCAACACATCCTGGAGAAGGTTTGGTCTTGAGGCCCCTTTGTACTGCTGACTTAAATAGAGGTAGGGATTCCATTTACATATCCTGGTTAGAATTACACAGTTGGTCTTTGACAACATGGGGGTTAGGGCACTGACTCGTGTGCATttgaaaaatctgtgtataaattTTGATTTGCTAAACACTTAATCTAATTGCTTACTTTTGACTGGAAGCCTTGGCAGTAATAGAAATAGTTGATGAACTCAtatgttatatgtgttatataatgtattcttaaagtaagctagagaagagAATGTTactaaaatcataagaaaaacttATTTACAGTACTATAaggtttttattgaaaaaaatttgtgtataagtggacccatacAGTTGAAACctgtgttattcaagggtcaactgtaattggCATTCTGTTTTCTCCAGAAACATGATggtgctaattttaaaaaataagtttgacttttgaattatttatttgtacttaattttttttaagattttatttagaagtaggctctacacctagtgtagggctcgaactcatgaccccaagatcaagttgcatcctccaccaactgagctagccaggtgccccatttgtatttaatttttaaagtcacaCAATTCTAATATGTATATATCAGGGCTAAGACCAGGTATTACTGCAACATATTTCAAATGACTTCAGTACAACAACACTCCTTCCTCATTAAGAATCCGAAAAGATTTTTCATAAAGGTAAAATTATCATCTATAATGGCACATAAGGAAAAATCTTATCTAAGAAGCTGGATGGGGAATGAGGGTGGAGATATATGCCTCGAATAAGTTGCAAAGGTtttgtttacatatattttatatttctttttttaatgtctaaatTCTCCaaatgatttctttaaatttaatgaatttaataaaaaatcaactttttagttttctttttggtaGGAAATTTAAAGAAACTAATTTTGGTCAAGCTAATTATTGAGTGTATAGAAATCTAGATTATCAAAGTTCTAAAATGTTCACATTTAATTTAACATTAATGAAATTAAcaggaatctttaaaaattagtctcagtgttatttatattttatcttaaaaattatatttggtcATAATGATAATCTTGCACCAAAGCATGTATTTGGGAAAGTTTGGCATTCCCTGCATCAAATTTAATGCAAATTACATTGAAAAATATACCTGCTGGctttataaatattgaatcattaagGTCTGCACTATTCCAAAAATGTTACGCAGGCAAAAACATTGATAGAACCTATTATTGTTTTATGTAGAGATTATAGAaagattaatctttttaaataataaaaattaattttaaaatgatcacaGAAAGTTCTGAAAACGTAAGTGCCCATAATCCCACCAGCTTCACACACTGCTTCTTTTGATAGGTCTTTTATTTGGTCTTCTAATGATCTGAAATCTGTTTTTCAAACTAGGTTTTTTTAAGGTACTAGGTCAACTGACAGAGACTGGTGTTGTCAACCCTGAACAATTTATGAGTAAGTACTACACCCTCTTTTcctgaatgaaaaataaagggaaacacATTTTTCATTTGGAGCTGTGCTCCAAAGTGTCTGCGTGTGTTTTATTCAAATAGCTGGAAATTATTCCTATAACAATTAgctattatttaaatgtttaatgtgACTAACTTGTTCTAGAATCCAATTGTAGTAATTATCCTGTTTtacaaaacacctttttttttttaaaggttttatttatttatttgacagagagagagatcatgagtaggcagagaggcgggcaggcagagagagagaaagacagaggaggaagcaggctccccgctgagcagacagcctgatgcggggctcaatcccaggaccctgagaccatgacccgagctgaaggcagaggcttaacccactgagccacccaggtgcccccaaaatacctGACTTTTAGATAATTTCTGTACCTAGGTGGTAGCTCTAGAGATTGTTTtatattgtaatatttttttatgtGGTTAGGTTATTCATGGAAATTTCATCACCAAATAAAAAAGGGTAAGAAATTATGTTCTAAATTTGTCTATATTGAATTTTAAGATCAACAGGTATCTTCAAATTTATAGTTCAGCCCCTTTttttatacatgagaaaatgGAAATCCAGAGAGGTCAAATGACTTAAGATCACAGGTAGTAATTGATAAGGAAAAGACTAGAACCTTCCTGATTCTATCCATTGCTCTAACACTATCCTCCTgttttctataatttcatttccttcactagttaaatttcttcatttccttccctAGGTAATTTTGTTTTGTACTCTATCTGACCCTCCCAAGATGAAAATCACCATTTTCTGATTCTCACTGTTTTCCTTCATTGaatttatatcttctttcctcctccagaATCCTATCTAGAACAAGACTATGGAAATAAACAGTATGTGAGAATATTAGGCTGTTTTTATTCctgaattcttctttgaatgcATATCAGATTAGATGAGAAACCCATTATTTTGGCAATATGAGTACTAAAAATCAATTTGAGAGGAAAGTATTCCATCTTTGCTACTTGCCATGTGACTTTGAGAAGATTACTTAGAAATGGAGACATTTTTTACCTAGTATGCAGGTGCTTTCAAAACATGCAAAACAGACTGTTTCTAAAAAAAGCAAGTCATGTAGTCATTAAACACTTCAGGACACAAAGGGAAAGCTGAAAACTATTTTATCAGAATAttttgaaggcagaaacttaaaaattacagaatgGAGCCACGTAAACATTCTTACTAAAATTTGCAGTTTTGTTCTATTCAACTATCGAGTGTAAAGGTTAAAGAAATTGACTTAAAGTAAGTTACGAAGATATTAAAAGTCTTCATTAGTCACAGAAGTGGCAACATCTACAACTTATTTGTATTATAAGTGCTGTTCATCTGAAATAGCTGTTAATAGTTGTACtttggcagatttttaaaatgtatagacCATATTCCCATTGATGATTTACTGATGTTTCAACCACTTGGTCATTTCTaataatactttctttaaaaacaaagtataaatCACCATGATGAAATAGCTTCAAATATTCACTAATGAAATAAGctaaatatagtatttttatgGTACCTACTAAAGTTTAATGTCTACCACATAATGCTTTTCCAATTTCCACAGAATCTTTTGAGCACATGAAGAAATCTGGAGATTATTATGTTACAGTTGTGGAAGATGTGACTTTAGGACAAATTGTTGCTACAGCAACTCTGATAATAGAACATAAATTCATCCATTCCTGTGCTAAGGTATGTATTCACCTTAACACTTACGAATAAAATGAACACGTGTTTTCTAGCAAAACCAACTTTGAGTTTCCATTAAACCAATCTTATTTTCTTACTGCATTTCATTGTAAAATGAGAGCTATATTGCCCTGAAAAAAGCTCTGCTTATTAGAAATCACTTAGTAACATTTTCCCATTATGTTCTGAagttaagaggaagaaaatattaataatctgAATTGTTTGCAAAAAATTGTTCTGCAAAGTGTCAGATGGTATAGTCCTAGAGAAACCAAATCAGCATCATAAAATTTGGCAGTAATGATTAGAATAcctatgttatttaaaaaagaacaataacaataCTTTGTATATAGATTAACACAAATTTTTAGCAGTCTCCAAGCAGTTAAAGgttcaaaatattatataattgacccttgaacaacatgcgAGTTAAGGAcgctgacccccccccccacttcttgAAGTCAAAAATTTGCATGTAACTTGACTCCCAAAACTACTAATAGCCTGTTGACTGGAAGCGTTACCAacaacataaacagttgattaacaagtattttgtatgttatgtatattatatatggtatttttataataaagctagagaaaagaaaatgttataaaacaaaatacttctGTGAAGTATGAATTTGGTGGGTTTTtactagaaattaataaattgtaTTTGGATGTTTGAAAGAAACTGCTATTATGCAAGGAATAAGGTGATGTAGTATGAACATGATAAGATTACATTTTAGTGATACGGATTCTGAAATCTGCTTTAAAACAGTGGGTTGGGAAGATTTAGAATATAGACAAAACAAGATTAGGCCATAAATTGATTCATTGTATTTCCTCTATAGTAAGTAAAAAAAGGCTTGCAATTTGGTTTTTGAAGTTTGTTTACAAAACATCAGTGAATTATGTCACTTGCTGAATTAGCTAAAAATGCCTAGTcctttaaaacattatattttcAGAGAGGAAGAGTAGAAGATGTTGTTGTTAGTGATGAATGCAGAGGAAAGCAGCTTGGCAAACTGTAAGTAGGCAGAAATAAGGTATCCCTGGTTAGatcctttttctgtttcccttAATAGTGTCTTGCTCAGGTATTTGTTAAAAAATGTTCTCCTATTTGAAGTCCTTTTTAGGTGTCATTAATTAGGCTCATTCTGTAGCTTAAagtaaatttaataaagaaaatatttttacattttatcatgAATTTTAGAAATTCAAAGTATACTGTTTTATTgactaacatttttattaacttttttttttaacatataatgtattatttgcttcaagggtacaggtgtgtgaacatcagtcttacgcaattcatagcactcaccatagcacataccctccccagtgtccataacctagccactgtatccttccctccccaccccccagcaaccctccatttgtttcctgagattaacagtctcttatggtttgtctccctccccagtcccatcttgtttaatttttttccctccctaccaccCAAGAACCccggccctgcctctcaaattcctcatatcagagaggtcatatgataattgtctttctctgattgacttatttccctaagcataaTACCCATTCTCCTACTAGTAGGAAACAAACTTTTGGCTAAGTCAAGTGATTCATCCCAGTTTCCCAGTCATATTTAGAAACAGGAAATGTTCTCAGTCTTATAAGTTTTAGAAACATATACTAAACATATACGCCTTCCTGTAAATCCCTTATGCATTTATCTAAAtcccttaaaataaatttgtttcatAGGTTTattgcctattttattttttttattattttatttatttaaagatttttatttatttgacagagagagatcacaagtaggcagagaggcaggcagagagagagagagggaagcaggctccctgctgagcagagagcctgatgcgggactcgatctcaggaccctgagatcatgacctgagccaaaggcagcggcttaacccactgagcaacccaggtgcccctattgccTATTTTATAAGCTAGAACTTGCTTCTTCATACCATCTCTTCTGAGTTTTAAAGaactcactcaataaatattaagtcctgctatgtgccaggtattATTCAAGGTATTTGGGatatatcagtgaacaaaacagaccagCTTCTATTAGTCCACTTCTGTCTTATCTTTTATAATTTCATAACCTCAGCCAAGATATGCTTTCTTCAAAATGATACTACTTTTCGGTGTATGCAAACATGAGAGAACTCTCCAACCAAACTTTGTAgctcttttctagttttttttctaaggcagttaaaaacatttttttttttttaaagatataatttatttgagagagagaaagagggagagagcaggcggtgggagggaggagaagactccccactgagcagggaacccaaagtagggctctatcccaggaccctgagataataacCTGTGCTAAGACAGATGGTTaccacactgagccatccaggtgtccctagaatcACATTCTTATACTGGGTTTGGATTTTTTAAGGAtttgaaaaatgtatctttttgctttgtttctatttcatactAACTTATGTGATAATCCTTTCACAAATACTGGctttaaaatgataaagaacAATGCTATTTACTCATTACATGTGGGAATTTTGACTGTTCCTAAGTAGTTTGAacagatttaggaaaaaaaattttaattttggccatattttttttaaaagattgacaGTCTTCAGTGTTAACATTTAatcttaaatctatttttaaagctGGTTTAGGGAGACTTTAGTATTTTGTCCTATTTATTAATGGGCTAGAGATTACTAGGTAAAGTATATTTGAAACAGTAAAATGCTTTGGGTGAATTAAATGCTTTTCCCCTTACAGtttgaatatttaaatgaatatagtGAGAAAGGTCATGTACTAAACCTGTTTCTAAtataaacttgttttatttatataatttcattcattcatattgaATTactcaaatgcatttttattaacaaatgcTCTATGCTTCCCCCCATCTTTTGAATTTCAGGTTATTATCAACCCTTACTTTGCTAAGCAAGAAACTGAACTGTTATAAGATTACCCTTGAATGTCTACCACAAAATGTTGGTTTCTATAAAAAGTTTGGATATACAGTATCTGAAGAAAACTACATGTGTCGGAGGTTTCTAAAgtaaaaaagatatttgtaaagtaAGACAGACATTTGTCAAAGGAGATAATGCAACAAGGCAATACTCTTCCTAGAGTTAAAATACTTTGTTGCTGCAACCCAGTGACCTCCATAAATTCTGGATTGAAAAAAAACATGGTAATACAACAAATATAATGACATTTAGAAGATTACTTTGGGTTGGTGGGATATGCTGTGAGTTTAGATTACAAATGAATATTATAAAGGGGATGATTTTTAAccaaaggaatatatttttaacttgaaTCTTTTCTTGCATTGTATTTTTCTAAAGTTTGGCTTCATTTCTTTGTAGTTAGAGTATAGGTAGTAAGGAGTTATGTGTCTGCTATCTGTactgctcattaaaaaaaaaaaaagcataccatGAATAAGGCTGTTATCACACTCataaaatgaatacttttttccCATATATCATGTGAAATTGGATAAGATAAAACTAAATGTAGTGCAGTCCAACAATTGTTAATCCTTTTACTAGACTGGTAAACAACTTGGTCAGCCTTTTaaagtagaaatgaaaattataaaatgtgtacATCTAAAAGTTTATATAATTCTTATGCAGATAAGGTACCACCTGTCATATGTGAAGTataattattcatttgtttaaaataccTAAGGGCAAGTATAAGGTACTTTTTAACAGTAAATTAACAAATCTTGATGTATTAAGTATTTTGAACCTGATTTCTCATCTTTTCATTGATGTCTGAAGCCTTTCTTCTGagtaacatttttatgaaaaataaatgacaaaactgagtggaatatttaaatatgtatcatACTGCAATTGTTACATCCTTAAAACGCTGATGGAAGCTTTTCTATTTACTGTGATTGTCATGGTACTATTCTGGTCACtatcttgttttgattttatttattttaattatttttgtaagtTGAAGAATTCAATATTTTGTTAATGGTTCTAATCTTTTGCATTCCATGTTACATTAAACCTGTTCATACAGTGAAGTTTTTTGTTAGAATTCTAATGTCTTTTTCTTGAGTCTTCTATTGAACTATTAGGTCACATCCTGGTTCATAAGATTTCAGTTTTGTGTACTCTTTGTAAAATTAACTGGGAAGGTAAGGACCAACCACTTTTTATCCCTCTGATTGACACCTACCTCAACTGCCATTTAGGATTTCTCTCCTTGGAGTAAGCTAAAGCAAGCtttctaaaacaacaaaaacccttcaCCAGTAGAGGGTGCATGACCTCCCTGCTTACGACCTATGCATACGAAGTGATCTTTCCCTACTGAAAGCAACAAACCTGCTTTTCAGCCCGTTTTGCCTTTGTAGGAGTCCTACAACCTTAGCATGATAGTAGCTTTATTAGGTATATTCTGGTAATTAAAacccatgttaaaaaaaataagcctaaTAGAAGGCAAAATTAAATGctttatctttcttatttctgaacaatttgaaataaaaacaggattgttatttaaataaatccCTTCAGTGCCCTTAAGGTCTTCTCTTAAATCTTTCCCAGAGGAAATAGTCATAAAGTATAGTAATAAAAGTTGTGTCATTGAGCAAAATGGTGATCTATATTTAGCTTTAGTTATTAGCCAgagtatgtttaaaattttctaaaccATACTGAGTAAACTTGAGtacagaaaaaaagcataaaacattTCATAAGACATAAACtatatattctcattttaaagcaTTATTTGCTTTTGAAAAGGTTGAATGAAGTGACAGTTGTGATTTTTATCATGCctcacatattttgtatatttcccTGACTCTTAAGATGCACATTTTACACTAACATTTTAGAAATCAGGATGCATTTTATGATCAATGGCTTGCCAGTTTATTCAACAATATTTTGCGTTTTAGTGGTATGTAAAATAATAGTGTAGTGATAGCATCTTGGATTTGATGAAAAGTAGTATGTAGGTAGGCTGACAAGGAAGATAGTACTGTAAAAgcaagaagtattttttttaatgggctagAAGCTGCTCTGTGGATGACCTCTATTATATTCTCTTTGCTTCAGACATGAATTCCCTCACTTCCAACTCCAGATCTGTTCAGCTAATCCTCAGAAATATTCTTAAGTTAAAATGCAGACCTTGCCTGGAGTACTGACCATTACttgtgtgtctgtgagtgtgtgtgtgaccaCAACATATTGGAAGATACCCTTAAGTGCTTCCCCAAGTCCCATGTTCATTCATCCTTCTTTATCTGAGGTAGTAAAACTAGGTTACTTTTACATAAAAAGACAACAATCTAAAGAAATTCTGAGGCATAAGCAGTATAAATGAGCATTTCAATCTTTTTGAGGTATAATGGCACAACAGTTTTAATACAACCACCAGTcttcacaaaataattttaatactttgTGCCTGAGCTAGCAGCATCTTGCACTGTGACATTCCTATACATACATAAGCATTTTATCCAAGTACAAATGTTAAAAGCAGGGTAACTTAAGCAATCGCCTATACAAAGGTAAATAGACACTGTAGGTTATTTTTCTTGAATCATTTTTGCTGCATAGTAAATTGCAATTACATGTCAGTATAATGTTACTGATCTATAGAATACACTTTGAACTGTGAGGTATGGCAACTCCCTATGAGAGAGCTAACATGTAAACctgaatattttgatttttttttttttt
Coding sequences within:
- the GNPNAT1 gene encoding glucosamine 6-phosphate N-acetyltransferase, which gives rise to MKPDETPMFDPSLLKEVDWSQNTATFSPAISPTHPGEGLVLRPLCTADLNRGFFKVLGQLTETGVVNPEQFMKSFEHMKKSGDYYVTVVEDVTLGQIVATATLIIEHKFIHSCAKRGRVEDVVVSDECRGKQLGKLLLSTLTLLSKKLNCYKITLECLPQNVGFYKKFGYTVSEENYMCRRFLK